One window from the genome of Streptomyces sp. NBC_00287 encodes:
- a CDS encoding L-fuconate dehydratase, with the protein MSPTPARITAVDTYDIRFPTSRELDGSDAMNPDPDYSAAYVVLRTDAADGHEGHGFSFTIGRGNEVQVAAVDALRGHVVGRPLDELCADPGTLNRDLIGDSQLRWLGPEKGVMHMAIGAVVNAVWDLAAKRANKPLWQLLADADPEWLVHQIDFRYLTDALTPEEALKILRRGREGAEERKSHLLRRGYPAYTTSAGWLGYDDEKLTRLAAQAVADGFRQIKLKVGADLDDDIRRCRVARSVVGPDIRLAIDANQRWDVDEAIRWTRALAEFDPYWIEEPTSPDDILGHATIREAVAPVKVATGEHVQNRVVFKQLLQAGALDIVQIDAARVGGVNENLAILLLAAKFGVPVCPHAGGVGLCELVQHLSMFDYMAVTGTTENRVIEYVDHLHDHFLDPVVIREGHYTAPTAPGFSAAMRPESIARYTFPDGAFWAADLQTQKKGQAA; encoded by the coding sequence GTGTCCCCGACCCCGGCCCGCATCACGGCGGTAGACACCTACGACATCCGCTTCCCCACCTCGCGCGAGCTCGACGGCTCCGACGCGATGAACCCGGACCCCGACTACTCGGCGGCCTACGTCGTGCTGCGCACCGACGCGGCCGACGGGCACGAGGGGCACGGCTTCAGCTTCACCATCGGGCGGGGCAACGAGGTCCAGGTCGCCGCGGTCGACGCACTGCGCGGGCATGTCGTGGGACGGCCCCTCGACGAACTGTGCGCCGATCCGGGGACGTTGAACCGCGACCTGATCGGCGACAGCCAACTGCGCTGGCTGGGACCCGAGAAGGGCGTGATGCACATGGCGATCGGGGCGGTCGTCAATGCCGTATGGGATCTGGCCGCCAAGCGCGCGAACAAGCCGTTGTGGCAGCTCCTCGCCGACGCCGACCCCGAATGGCTCGTCCACCAGATCGACTTCCGATACCTCACCGACGCGCTCACCCCCGAGGAGGCGCTGAAGATCCTGCGCCGGGGCCGGGAAGGCGCCGAGGAACGCAAGAGCCATCTGCTACGACGCGGCTACCCCGCCTACACCACCTCCGCCGGCTGGCTCGGCTACGACGACGAGAAGCTCACCCGGCTCGCCGCCCAGGCCGTCGCCGACGGCTTCCGCCAGATCAAGCTGAAGGTCGGCGCCGACCTGGACGACGACATACGGCGCTGTCGCGTTGCCCGCTCGGTCGTCGGCCCGGACATCCGCCTCGCGATCGACGCCAACCAGCGCTGGGACGTCGACGAGGCGATCCGCTGGACCCGGGCCCTCGCCGAATTCGACCCGTACTGGATCGAGGAACCCACCAGCCCCGACGACATCCTCGGCCACGCGACCATCCGCGAGGCGGTCGCCCCGGTGAAGGTCGCCACCGGCGAACACGTCCAGAACCGGGTCGTGTTCAAGCAACTCCTCCAGGCCGGAGCCCTCGACATCGTCCAGATCGACGCGGCCCGCGTCGGCGGCGTCAACGAGAACCTCGCCATCCTGCTGCTGGCGGCCAAGTTCGGGGTACCGGTCTGTCCGCATGCGGGCGGGGTCGGACTGTGCGAACTCGTCCAGCACCTCTCGATGTTCGACTACATGGCGGTCACCGGAACCACCGAGAACCGGGTCATCGAATACGTCGACCATCTGCACGACCACTTCCTCGACCCCGTGGTCATCCGCGAGGGTCACTACACGGCACCCACCGCGCCGGGCTTCTCGGCCGCCATGCGGCCCGAGTCGATCGCGCGGTACACGTTCCCGGACGGCGCCTTCTGGGCGGCGGACCTCCAGACGCAGAAGAAGGGGCAGGCGGCATGA
- a CDS encoding aldo/keto reductase yields MDFGEPAPQAGAPLGFGAAALGNLYTEVTEGQAYEAIAAAWEHGIRYFDTAPHYGLGLSERRLGAALRERPREEYTVSTKVGRRLVPSEEGGGDLAHGFAVPATHRRVWDFTADGIRRTLDASLERLGLDRVDLVYLHDPDDHAEEAFREGYPALEKLRSEGVVGAIGAGMNQAEMLTRFVRDTDVDVVLCAGRYTLLDQSALSELLPAAEERGVSVVIGGPFNSGLLADPRPGATYNYAQAPEELVARALRLKEIAERHGITLRAAALAFCAAHPAVTSVLVGARSAAEVHDCAEQFATPIPPAFWQELREQPS; encoded by the coding sequence CTGGACTTCGGCGAGCCTGCGCCGCAGGCCGGTGCCCCGCTCGGCTTCGGCGCCGCAGCCCTCGGCAACCTCTACACCGAGGTGACCGAGGGGCAGGCGTACGAGGCGATCGCCGCCGCCTGGGAACACGGCATCCGCTACTTCGACACGGCCCCGCACTACGGCCTCGGCCTCTCCGAGCGCCGCCTGGGCGCGGCCCTGCGGGAGCGGCCCCGCGAGGAGTACACGGTCTCGACGAAGGTGGGCCGCCGACTGGTTCCGTCGGAGGAGGGCGGCGGCGACCTGGCCCACGGCTTCGCCGTCCCCGCCACCCACCGCCGCGTCTGGGACTTCACCGCCGACGGCATACGACGCACCCTCGACGCCAGCCTGGAACGCCTCGGCCTCGACCGCGTGGACCTCGTCTACCTCCACGACCCCGACGACCACGCCGAAGAGGCCTTCCGCGAGGGCTATCCGGCGCTGGAGAAGCTCCGCTCCGAGGGCGTGGTCGGCGCGATAGGCGCGGGGATGAACCAGGCGGAGATGCTGACTCGCTTCGTCCGCGACACCGACGTCGACGTGGTGCTCTGTGCCGGCCGCTACACCCTGCTCGACCAGAGCGCGCTCAGCGAACTGCTGCCCGCCGCCGAGGAGCGGGGCGTCTCGGTGGTGATCGGTGGGCCCTTCAACTCCGGGCTGCTGGCGGATCCGAGGCCGGGAGCGACGTACAACTACGCTCAGGCGCCGGAGGAGTTGGTGGCAAGGGCCTTGCGCCTGAAGGAGATCGCCGAGCGTCACGGCATCACCCTGCGCGCCGCCGCCCTGGCCTTCTGCGCCGCGCATCCGGCGGTCACCAGCGTGCTCGTGGGTGCCCGTTCAGCGGCCGAAGTCCACGACTGCGCAGAGCAGTTCGCCACTCCGATTCCGCCCGCCTTCTGGCAGGAGCTGAGGGAGCAGCCGTCATGA
- a CDS encoding L-rhamnose mutarotase encodes MRVALHTKVRPDRIADYEAAHHEVPAELTDAIRAAGARSWTIWRSGTDLFHLLDCEDYARLLAELEKLPVNVAWQARMAELLDVVHDYSGEGADAGLPVVWELP; translated from the coding sequence ATGAGGGTCGCCCTGCACACCAAGGTCCGCCCGGACCGTATCGCCGACTACGAGGCCGCCCACCACGAGGTCCCGGCCGAACTCACCGACGCCATCCGTGCGGCGGGTGCCCGTTCCTGGACGATCTGGCGCAGCGGCACCGACCTCTTCCACCTCCTGGACTGCGAGGACTACGCCCGTCTCCTCGCCGAGCTGGAGAAACTCCCGGTCAACGTGGCCTGGCAGGCACGCATGGCCGAGCTGCTGGACGTGGTGCACGACTACTCCGGCGAGGGCGCGGACGCCGGCCTGCCCGTCGTATGGGAGCTGCCATGA
- a CDS encoding FadR/GntR family transcriptional regulator has translation MDEETAPQKGTVTQRAIERIKALIAEGRLEPGQRLPTERDLAADIGISRSSMREAIRALTVMGVLEARHGSGIYVTQLEAGDLLETFGVVADLSRGPRLVELLEVRRILESTATALAAARITPEQLAEVEKHLKAMNATDDPEEILAHDLAFHREIAAAAGNDTMAAILEGLSSRTFRARVWRGYQEEGAFERTRREHAAIHRALVARDPEAARAAAAAHVGEVEQWLRAQLGG, from the coding sequence GTGGACGAGGAGACAGCCCCGCAGAAGGGCACCGTGACACAGCGCGCCATCGAGCGGATCAAGGCGCTGATCGCCGAGGGGCGTCTCGAGCCGGGCCAGCGGCTGCCGACCGAGCGTGACCTCGCGGCCGACATAGGCATCTCCCGCAGCTCGATGCGCGAGGCGATCCGCGCGCTCACCGTGATGGGCGTACTGGAGGCCCGGCACGGCTCCGGCATCTACGTCACGCAGTTGGAGGCCGGCGACCTCCTGGAGACCTTCGGCGTGGTCGCCGATCTGTCCCGGGGCCCGCGCCTGGTGGAGCTGCTGGAGGTGCGCCGCATCCTGGAGTCGACGGCGACCGCGCTGGCGGCGGCACGGATCACGCCCGAGCAACTGGCCGAGGTCGAGAAGCACTTGAAGGCGATGAACGCCACCGACGACCCCGAGGAGATCCTCGCCCACGACCTCGCCTTCCACCGTGAGATCGCCGCGGCCGCGGGCAACGACACGATGGCCGCGATCCTGGAGGGCCTGTCCTCACGCACCTTCCGGGCCCGGGTGTGGCGGGGCTATCAGGAGGAGGGCGCGTTCGAACGGACGCGCCGCGAACACGCCGCGATTCACCGGGCGTTGGTGGCCCGCGATCCGGAGGCGGCGCGCGCGGCGGCGGCCGCCCATGTGGGCGAGGTCGAGCAGTGGCTGCGGGCGCAGCTGGGGGGCTAG
- a CDS encoding sugar ABC transporter substrate-binding protein: MHGRTVGKRNRFWIIGVAASTSLVLAACGSTKDSAPSAGGGGDGSGKVGVILPLLTSPFWQSYNDYVPKMAKSEDVDAMKTVNSNSDPSQQITDINNVLNQGVKGLVVAPLDSAAIEAGLDQAERKGVPVVAVDVAPDKGKVAMVVRANNVSYGEKACQYLGEQIPSGKVVQIMGDLASVNGRDRSEAFRTCVKENFPKLKVLEIPAKWESDTAASKLDTLLNANPDIKGIYMQAGGVYLAPTLQTLKSKGMLKKAGQAGHITIVSNDGIPQEYDAIRRGEIDATVSQPADLYAKYGMYYVKAAMQGKTFEPGPTDHDSTIVKLPSGNLEDQLPAPLVTKENVDDPKLWGNTVG; the protein is encoded by the coding sequence ATGCACGGCAGGACAGTGGGGAAGCGGAACAGGTTTTGGATTATCGGCGTGGCCGCGAGCACCTCGCTCGTGCTGGCCGCCTGTGGCAGCACGAAGGACTCGGCCCCCTCCGCCGGCGGGGGAGGTGACGGCTCCGGCAAGGTCGGCGTGATCCTTCCGCTGCTCACCTCGCCGTTCTGGCAGTCGTACAACGACTACGTGCCGAAGATGGCGAAGTCCGAGGACGTCGACGCGATGAAGACGGTCAACTCCAACAGCGATCCCTCGCAGCAGATCACCGACATCAACAACGTCCTCAACCAGGGCGTCAAGGGCCTGGTCGTGGCCCCGCTGGACAGCGCCGCCATCGAGGCGGGCCTCGACCAGGCCGAGCGCAAGGGCGTCCCGGTCGTCGCGGTCGACGTGGCCCCGGACAAGGGCAAGGTCGCCATGGTGGTCCGGGCGAACAACGTGTCGTACGGCGAGAAGGCCTGCCAGTACCTCGGCGAGCAGATACCGTCCGGCAAGGTCGTGCAGATCATGGGCGACCTGGCCTCCGTCAACGGCCGCGACCGCTCCGAGGCGTTCCGCACCTGTGTGAAGGAGAACTTCCCGAAGCTGAAGGTGCTGGAGATCCCCGCCAAGTGGGAGTCCGACACAGCCGCTTCGAAGCTCGACACCCTGCTGAACGCCAACCCCGACATCAAGGGCATCTACATGCAGGCCGGCGGCGTGTACCTCGCGCCCACCCTGCAGACCCTCAAGTCCAAGGGCATGCTGAAGAAGGCCGGCCAGGCGGGCCACATCACCATCGTCTCCAACGACGGCATCCCGCAGGAGTACGACGCCATCCGCAGGGGCGAGATCGACGCCACCGTCTCCCAACCCGCCGACCTCTACGCCAAGTACGGCATGTACTACGTCAAGGCGGCGATGCAGGGGAAGACGTTCGAGCCCGGCCCCACGGACCACGACTCCACCATCGTCAAACTGCCCAGCGGCAATCTCGAGGATCAGCTGCCCGCGCCTCTGGTCACCAAGGAGAACGTGGACGACCCCAAGCTGTGGGGCAACACGGTCGGATGA
- a CDS encoding ABC transporter permease — MADTKAPPVKPVSVPDARAARAVLLRRARELALLPALLVVVVIGAFINDSFLTENNIISILGSSAALAMVVLAEALVLITGKFDLSLESVVGIAPAIGALLVLPAAKAGFGTELPTGLAMVAILLVGAAIGLFNGLLVVKLKLNAFIVTLAMLIILRGVLVGATKGKTLFDMPDAFFSMATTTFLRIPVSAWVAGLSFAVVGAVLRYHRVGRSLYAIGGNPDAARAAGIRVDRVMLGVFVTAGLLAAVGGLMKTGYVGAINANQGQNMIFTVFAAAVIGGISLDGGKGTMFGALTGVLLLGTVDNMLTLAQVQPYWIQAIYGGIILLALMIARLTTGRAQD; from the coding sequence ATGGCTGATACCAAGGCTCCGCCGGTGAAGCCGGTGAGCGTCCCCGACGCGCGCGCCGCGCGAGCGGTGCTGCTGCGCCGCGCCCGCGAACTCGCCCTTCTGCCCGCCCTGTTGGTCGTTGTGGTGATCGGCGCGTTCATCAACGACTCGTTCCTCACCGAGAACAACATCATCTCCATCCTCGGCTCCTCGGCCGCGCTGGCGATGGTGGTCCTCGCCGAGGCGCTGGTGCTCATCACCGGCAAGTTCGACCTGTCCCTGGAGTCGGTGGTCGGCATCGCCCCCGCGATCGGCGCCCTGCTCGTCCTCCCGGCGGCGAAGGCGGGCTTCGGCACCGAACTGCCCACCGGACTGGCCATGGTGGCCATCCTGCTGGTCGGCGCCGCGATCGGCCTGTTCAACGGGTTGCTCGTGGTGAAGCTGAAGCTCAACGCCTTCATCGTCACGCTCGCCATGCTGATCATCCTGCGCGGTGTCCTGGTCGGCGCGACCAAGGGCAAGACGCTCTTCGACATGCCGGACGCGTTCTTCTCCATGGCCACCACCACCTTCCTGCGCATCCCGGTCTCGGCCTGGGTGGCCGGCCTCTCCTTCGCCGTCGTCGGCGCCGTCCTCCGCTACCACCGCGTGGGCCGCTCCCTCTACGCCATCGGCGGCAACCCCGACGCGGCCCGTGCGGCCGGCATCCGCGTGGACCGCGTGATGCTCGGCGTATTCGTCACCGCGGGCCTGCTCGCGGCGGTCGGCGGCCTCATGAAGACCGGCTATGTCGGCGCCATCAACGCCAACCAGGGCCAGAACATGATCTTCACCGTGTTCGCCGCCGCGGTGATCGGCGGCATCAGCCTCGACGGCGGCAAGGGCACCATGTTCGGCGCCCTGACCGGCGTACTGCTGCTCGGCACCGTCGACAACATGCTCACCCTGGCCCAGGTGCAGCCGTACTGGATCCAGGCGATCTACGGCGGAATCATCCTGCTCGCCCTGATGATCGCCCGGCTGACCACCGGCCGCGCCCAGGACTGA
- a CDS encoding cytochrome P450, whose product MRSPIDFLTSLPEYGDLVEIRLGVTPGYVPCHPELLRQTLIDDRTFDKGGKYYDRARAMAGNGVATCAHKDHRRQRRMLQPAFHHQQLERYGAVVEEEIAALTEPWGDEQVIDAYSALYGLSLRTVTRTLFAAKVDEEVVEGIRHSFDIAFSGFFRQMFLPRAVLDLPLPANRRHRRALRHLSDTVHRVVEDSRSTEGDEGNVLAALMASDPDDQEIHDQVVTVLAAGSETVASTLTWALYLLSGHPEAARALQHEVDTVLAGRPARWQDIPRLPALHRVVNETIRLYPPGWLFTRVTTRDVELAGTLLEKGSTVVITPVPVHRNTGIFEDAATFAPDRWLPERTADLPRGAFAGFGTGPRKCVGDDYGVGECVLALAAIVGGWDVRCEPGADTRPVPLAAFYRPRRLALRLIRRAGHHG is encoded by the coding sequence ATGCGCAGCCCCATCGACTTCCTGACCTCCCTGCCCGAATACGGCGATCTCGTCGAGATCCGGCTCGGGGTCACCCCGGGGTACGTACCCTGCCACCCGGAGCTGCTCCGGCAGACGCTGATCGACGACCGCACCTTCGACAAGGGCGGCAAGTACTACGACCGGGCCCGCGCGATGGCGGGCAACGGCGTGGCCACCTGTGCCCACAAGGACCACCGCCGCCAGCGGCGCATGCTGCAACCCGCCTTCCATCACCAGCAGTTGGAGCGCTACGGGGCCGTGGTGGAGGAGGAGATCGCCGCCCTCACCGAGCCCTGGGGCGACGAACAGGTCATCGACGCCTACAGCGCGCTCTACGGCCTCTCGCTGCGCACGGTGACCCGGACGCTGTTCGCGGCGAAAGTGGACGAGGAGGTCGTGGAGGGCATCCGGCACTCCTTCGACATCGCGTTCAGCGGCTTCTTCCGGCAGATGTTCCTGCCCCGCGCGGTCCTCGACCTGCCCCTTCCCGCCAACCGACGCCACCGGCGGGCCCTGCGGCACCTCAGCGACACCGTGCACCGGGTCGTCGAGGACTCGCGGTCCACCGAGGGGGACGAAGGGAACGTACTGGCGGCCCTGATGGCCTCCGACCCCGACGACCAGGAGATCCACGACCAGGTCGTCACGGTGCTCGCCGCCGGCAGCGAGACCGTTGCCTCCACCCTGACCTGGGCCCTCTATCTGCTCTCCGGGCACCCGGAGGCCGCGCGGGCCCTGCAGCACGAGGTCGACACCGTGCTGGCGGGCCGTCCGGCCCGCTGGCAGGACATCCCCCGCCTGCCCGCCCTCCACCGCGTCGTCAACGAGACCATCCGGCTCTATCCACCCGGCTGGCTGTTCACCCGCGTGACGACACGCGATGTGGAACTCGCTGGCACCCTGCTGGAGAAGGGCAGCACCGTCGTGATCACCCCGGTGCCGGTGCACCGCAACACGGGCATCTTCGAGGACGCCGCCACCTTCGCACCCGACCGCTGGCTCCCCGAGCGCACCGCCGACCTGCCGCGCGGAGCCTTCGCGGGCTTCGGCACGGGACCGCGCAAGTGCGTGGGCGACGACTACGGCGTGGGCGAATGCGTCCTGGCGCTCGCGGCGATCGTCGGCGGATGGGACGTACGGTGCGAGCCGGGCGCGGATACCCGCCCGGTCCCCCTGGCCGCGTTCTACCGGCCCCGACGGCTCGCCCTGCGCCTGATACGGCGGGCGGGACACCATGGCTGA
- a CDS encoding sugar ABC transporter ATP-binding protein encodes MSTPLVEARGVVKRYGPTTALADGRLTVLPGESHALVGRNGAGKSTLVHILTGLQAADEGEVRFDGEPAPALADRDAWRRKVACVYQKPTVVPELTVAENLFINRQPTQRGFISWRRLRAEAAALLDTWDVHVDPEARTRDLKVEDRQMVEIARALSFGARFIILDEPTAQLDNREIERLFTRMRALQQSGVTFLFISHHLQEVYEVCQTVTVLRDARWIVTAPVADMSRAALVEAMAGETIAEQAVQIREVDDTAPVLLDASGLTSDAYQDVDLTVSRGEVVGLAGISGSGKIELAESFTGLHIPTGGTAQLDGRQLPFGDVQAALKAGVGFVPRDRHAQGLVFGMTIGDNATLSVLDRLGRYGFVGAERKRGFATELIDRLDIHTEGPDQPVSDLSGGNAQKVVMARALASEPRLLVLINPTAGVDVKSKESLLARVDTARDDGTAVLVVSDELDDLRRCDRVLVLFHGRVVAEHPAGWQDRELIASIEGVAHG; translated from the coding sequence ATGAGTACGCCACTCGTAGAGGCCCGTGGCGTCGTCAAGCGCTACGGCCCCACCACTGCCCTTGCCGACGGCCGTCTCACCGTCCTCCCCGGCGAGTCCCACGCCCTCGTCGGCCGCAACGGCGCCGGCAAGTCGACCCTGGTCCACATCCTCACCGGACTCCAGGCGGCCGACGAGGGCGAGGTCCGCTTCGACGGCGAGCCCGCCCCCGCACTGGCCGACCGTGACGCCTGGCGCCGCAAGGTGGCCTGCGTCTACCAGAAGCCCACCGTGGTCCCCGAGTTGACGGTCGCCGAGAACCTCTTCATCAACCGTCAGCCGACACAGCGCGGTTTCATCAGCTGGCGCAGACTGCGCGCCGAGGCCGCCGCACTCCTCGACACCTGGGACGTGCACGTCGACCCCGAGGCCCGCACCCGCGACCTCAAGGTCGAGGACCGTCAAATGGTGGAGATCGCGCGGGCGTTGAGCTTCGGCGCTCGCTTCATCATCCTCGACGAGCCCACCGCCCAGCTCGACAACCGTGAGATCGAGCGGCTCTTCACCCGCATGCGCGCACTCCAACAGTCCGGTGTCACCTTCCTGTTCATCTCACACCACCTCCAGGAGGTGTACGAGGTGTGCCAGACCGTCACCGTGCTCAGGGACGCCCGCTGGATCGTCACGGCTCCCGTCGCCGACATGTCCCGCGCGGCCCTGGTCGAGGCCATGGCCGGAGAGACCATCGCCGAACAGGCCGTACAGATCAGGGAGGTCGACGACACCGCCCCCGTCCTCCTCGACGCCAGCGGCCTCACCTCCGACGCCTACCAGGACGTCGACCTCACCGTCAGCCGCGGCGAGGTCGTCGGGCTCGCCGGGATCAGCGGCAGCGGCAAGATCGAGCTGGCCGAGTCCTTCACGGGACTGCACATCCCGACGGGCGGGACGGCCCAACTGGACGGCAGACAGCTCCCGTTCGGTGATGTGCAGGCCGCGCTGAAGGCCGGTGTCGGCTTCGTCCCGCGCGACCGGCATGCCCAGGGCCTTGTCTTCGGCATGACCATCGGCGACAACGCCACCCTGAGCGTCCTCGACCGGCTCGGCCGTTACGGCTTCGTCGGCGCCGAGCGCAAACGCGGCTTCGCCACCGAGCTGATCGACCGCCTCGACATCCACACCGAGGGCCCCGACCAGCCCGTCTCCGACCTGTCCGGCGGCAATGCGCAGAAGGTCGTCATGGCCCGCGCCCTCGCCTCCGAGCCCCGTCTGCTGGTCCTCATCAACCCCACGGCGGGCGTCGACGTGAAGTCCAAGGAGTCCCTGCTCGCCCGCGTCGACACCGCCCGCGACGACGGCACCGCCGTACTCGTCGTCTCCGACGAACTCGACGACCTGCGCCGCTGCGACCGGGTCCTTGTTCTCTTCCACGGCCGCGTGGTCGCCGAGCATCCGGCGGGCTGGCAGGACCGTGAGCTGATCGCTTCCATCGAAGGAGTGGCCCATGGCTGA
- a CDS encoding amidohydrolase family protein: protein MTVDAHVHVWDLSVRDQDWIDGDSPIRRDFTVADLAPEAHAAGVDRVVLVQTITVREETPEFLALAAEHDLIAGVVGWTDLTAPDIAEELARLRELPGGRYLKGIRHQVQGEPDPEWLLRADVRRGLAAVAAAGLTYDLVVLPHQLPACTKAAASLPELTFVLDHLGKPPVASGALEPWASDIRALAALPNTVCKLSGLLTEADPATWTVDDLRPYADTVLDAFGPDRLMYGSDWPVCTQVAPYGEVLETTRQLAGAEREAVFSRTASRVYGV from the coding sequence ATGACAGTGGACGCACACGTCCATGTCTGGGACCTGTCCGTACGGGACCAGGACTGGATCGACGGGGACAGCCCGATCCGACGCGACTTCACGGTCGCCGACCTCGCACCCGAGGCGCACGCCGCCGGAGTCGACCGCGTGGTCCTCGTCCAGACCATCACCGTGCGGGAGGAGACCCCGGAGTTCCTCGCCCTCGCCGCCGAACACGATCTCATCGCCGGAGTGGTGGGCTGGACCGATCTGACCGCCCCGGACATCGCCGAGGAACTCGCCCGTCTGCGGGAACTCCCCGGCGGGCGGTACCTGAAGGGCATCCGGCATCAGGTGCAGGGGGAGCCGGACCCGGAGTGGCTGCTGCGGGCGGACGTACGCCGAGGTCTGGCCGCTGTGGCGGCGGCAGGGCTGACGTACGACCTCGTGGTCCTGCCCCACCAGCTCCCGGCCTGCACCAAGGCGGCCGCCTCCCTACCCGAACTCACCTTTGTCCTCGACCACTTGGGCAAGCCGCCCGTCGCCTCGGGCGCCCTCGAACCCTGGGCGAGCGACATCCGAGCCCTCGCGGCACTCCCCAACACCGTCTGCAAACTCTCCGGCCTGCTCACCGAGGCCGACCCCGCCACCTGGACCGTCGACGACCTGCGCCCCTACGCCGACACAGTGCTCGACGCCTTCGGCCCGGACCGCCTGATGTACGGCTCGGACTGGCCGGTGTGCACACAGGTCGCGCCGTACGGCGAAGTGCTCGAAACAACACGCCAGTTGGCCGGCGCGGAGCGGGAAGCGGTCTTCTCGCGGACCGCGTCCCGCGTCTACGGCGTGTGA
- a CDS encoding SDR family NAD(P)-dependent oxidoreductase, whose translation MTDFEGLKALVTGGASGIGRATAELLAARGAQVAVLDLDPSSVEKPLLAHRADVADDTSVREAVAAAVADLGGLDVLINNAGIGAQGTVEDNDDAEWHRVLDVNVVGMVRTTRAALPHLRASRHAAIVNTCSIAATAGLPQRALYSATKGAVYSLTLAMAADHVREGIRVNCVNPGTADTPWIGRLLSKAPDPAAERAALEARQPTGRLVSAAEVAGAIAYLASPLSGATTGTALAVDGGMQGLRLRPVTE comes from the coding sequence ATGACCGACTTCGAGGGTCTCAAGGCGCTGGTGACGGGAGGCGCCTCCGGCATCGGCCGAGCCACCGCCGAACTCCTCGCGGCGCGCGGCGCCCAGGTCGCCGTCCTCGACCTCGACCCCTCCTCGGTGGAGAAGCCCCTGCTCGCCCACCGCGCCGACGTCGCCGACGACACATCCGTCCGCGAGGCGGTCGCCGCCGCCGTCGCCGACCTCGGCGGACTCGACGTACTGATCAACAACGCGGGCATCGGCGCCCAGGGCACCGTCGAGGACAACGACGACGCCGAGTGGCACCGCGTCCTGGACGTCAACGTCGTCGGCATGGTCCGCACGACCCGCGCCGCCCTCCCGCACCTGCGCGCATCGCGGCACGCGGCGATCGTCAACACCTGCTCGATCGCCGCCACCGCGGGCCTGCCGCAGCGCGCGCTGTACAGCGCCACCAAGGGCGCGGTGTACTCGCTCACCCTCGCCATGGCCGCCGACCACGTCCGTGAGGGCATCCGCGTCAACTGCGTCAACCCCGGTACGGCGGACACCCCATGGATAGGCCGCCTGCTCTCCAAGGCGCCCGACCCGGCCGCCGAACGCGCCGCCCTGGAGGCCCGCCAGCCCACCGGCCGCCTGGTCTCGGCCGCCGAAGTCGCGGGTGCCATCGCCTACTTGGCGAGCCCGCTCTCCGGAGCCACCACCGGAACGGCCCTCGCGGTCGACGGCGGTATGCAGGGCCTGCGCCTGCGGCCGGTGACCGAGTGA